In Gammaproteobacteria bacterium, the sequence GCACGGAGGGCCGCCGCCACTGGCGACTCGCGTATGCGGCCAGATTTTCAGGCACCGGGTCGCCATGCATCACGAGGCGATTGAGCATGAGCGCAAGATCTACGTCGGCGATCGACCACTGTTCACACAGGTTGTCCGAACCGGCCCGAAGCAAAGCCGAGGCTGCCACGAACAGCTTTTCCGCGGCATCTCGCGCGGCCTTCGTAAGAGGCCGTGCCTTTGCCCCGCAGAACACGACCTCGGTGGTGCGCTCCTGCCGGATGGGCAGCAGATCGCTGCGAAGCCAGGCCTGCACCTGGCGTGCTGTCGCCCTGCTGCGGGGTTCCGCCGGGTACAAGGCAACGCCCGGAAAGACTTCATCCACGTATTCGGCGATTGCGGAGGACTCGGAAAGGGCGAAGCTTCCGTGGAGCAAGGCCGGTACGCGCCGGGTCAGCAACTTGTCTGCGAAGGCTCGTTCATGGTTCTCGTTTGCAGACAGGTTCACCGGCGTGATTTCAAACGACAGACCCTTCTCGCGGAGTGCAACGAATGCGGACATTGCGTACGGGCTCGTAAACTCGCTGTCTACGTACAAGCGAAGGTCGTTGTTTTTCACTAGTTGGCTCCGGCGAGGGCTAGCGCTCAATCCGAGCCAACATTGCGCACCCACCAAACGAACTTCCTGATGCCAGTCGCCCCGAACACCAGACCTAGGCCGAGCAGCAGTTCCACCACGTGGTAAAAGAGCCCCTCTCGCAGCGACCGCAGGCTTTCAGCGTTCACCAGCTCGGGTCGAAAGACGTACATGACAGAAAGGTTGCGCAAGATGGGGGCGACTGCCGATGCCGCGAACCAGAGCCCGATGAGCGCTGTACCCAGGGTGAACCACATCTGCTGCGACGACGCCTGCGCTGGCACATCACTTGAGTGCGGGAGCAGGCCACGAGAGATTGATTTCGGGAAAAACCATAGAGCGAGCAGGATGAGCACGGACAGAATGGACCCGCCTGTTAACAGAGCTAGTGTTTGCGAGTCGTACGGCGGGCTCCACAATATGAACGCCACTGCCTCGCG encodes:
- the yfcF gene encoding glutathione transferase; translated protein: MKNNDLRLYVDSEFTSPYAMSAFVALREKGLSFEITPVNLSANENHERAFADKLLTRRVPALLHGSFALSESSAIAEYVDEVFPGVALYPAEPRSRATARQVQAWLRSDLLPIRQERTTEVVFCGAKARPLTKAARDAAEKLFVAASALLRAGSDNLCEQWSIADVDLALMLNRLVMHGDPVPENLAAYASRQWRRPSVQQWVNQTRPPP